A portion of the Lysinibacillus timonensis genome contains these proteins:
- a CDS encoding MBL fold metallo-hydrolase has translation MDKLQFHNMTLTWLNGGITSLDGGAMFGVVPKPLWSRKYPSNEINQIECPTEPILIQYEGKNYLIDSGVGFNKLTEKQLRNYGVTEESTLHESLEEIGLSVEDIDFVLMTHLHFDHAGGLTRWEGDQLVSTFPNAKIYTTEIEWNEMRNPNIRSRNTYWKENWEPVQQQVVTFKESLVVAPGIEMIHTGGHSDGHAIIKLTQNGDTMIHMADIMPTHAHQNPLWVLAYDDYPMTSVFAKEKLMQEALANGYKFIFYHDAFYRMIQWDESGKEIKDSLKRSKEANIQFETK, from the coding sequence ATGGACAAACTGCAATTTCATAACATGACGTTAACGTGGCTTAATGGGGGGATCACCAGTTTAGATGGTGGGGCGATGTTTGGGGTAGTGCCGAAACCTTTATGGTCTAGAAAATACCCATCAAATGAAATAAATCAAATTGAATGTCCTACGGAACCAATATTAATACAATATGAGGGGAAAAATTACTTAATTGATAGCGGTGTAGGCTTTAATAAATTAACAGAAAAGCAGCTTCGAAATTATGGCGTAACAGAAGAATCGACATTGCATGAAAGCTTAGAGGAAATAGGTTTAAGTGTAGAGGATATTGATTTTGTGTTAATGACACACCTTCATTTTGATCATGCAGGTGGGTTAACACGATGGGAAGGTGATCAGCTTGTATCAACATTCCCAAATGCAAAAATCTATACGACAGAAATTGAATGGAATGAAATGCGTAACCCAAATATTCGCTCTCGTAATACTTACTGGAAGGAAAATTGGGAACCAGTGCAGCAACAAGTTGTTACATTTAAAGAGTCCCTTGTGGTGGCACCAGGGATTGAAATGATTCATACAGGTGGTCATAGTGATGGGCATGCAATCATTAAACTGACTCAAAATGGTGACACAATGATTCATATGGCGGACATTATGCCAACACACGCACATCAAAATCCATTATGGGTTTTGGCATATGACGATTACCCAATGACGAGCGTTTTCGCTAAAGAAAAACTAATGCAAGAAGCTTTAGCAAATGGCTACAAATTTATTTTCTATCATGATGCATTTTATCGAATGATTCAATGGGATGAATCTGGTAAAGAAATAAAAGATTCATTGAAAAGAAGTAAGGAAGCAAATATTCAATTTGAAACGAAATGA
- the gnd gene encoding phosphogluconate dehydrogenase (NAD(+)-dependent, decarboxylating), protein MRIVIYGFGRMGKNLALNALEKGYEVFGYDIDQSIIETLEQENLFASSSFHWFPTVEYLIKDIERGDIIFLFLPPGEVTDQVLTKLLVNLPTGSIVIEGGNSHYQESKQWSQKFENNGVHFLDMGTSGGLNGARNGLCAMVGGSQKVFNLVEPVLQSLCSRNGLLYAGEAGSGHFLKMVHNGIEYGMMQSIAEGFEILEKSEFQFDYHKVAENWNNGSVIRSWLLELLKDAFKNDHHLENISGKMHASGEVKWLMEESIKLQSPMPVTYLSLMMRNRSLEEETFSGKIVSALRNSFGGHNVNKG, encoded by the coding sequence ATGAGAATTGTAATATATGGTTTCGGTCGTATGGGGAAAAATTTGGCGCTTAATGCATTAGAAAAAGGCTACGAAGTATTCGGATATGATATCGATCAATCAATCATAGAAACATTAGAACAAGAAAATTTATTTGCTTCTTCTTCGTTTCATTGGTTTCCAACTGTTGAATATCTTATTAAAGATATCGAACGAGGAGATATCATTTTTTTATTCCTCCCCCCTGGTGAAGTTACAGATCAAGTTTTGACAAAGCTATTGGTAAATTTACCAACTGGTAGCATAGTAATTGAAGGTGGTAATTCCCATTATCAAGAATCAAAACAATGGTCACAAAAATTTGAAAATAATGGTGTTCATTTTTTGGATATGGGGACAAGTGGCGGATTAAATGGAGCTCGTAACGGATTATGTGCGATGGTAGGAGGTAGTCAAAAAGTATTTAACCTTGTGGAACCTGTATTACAAAGCTTATGTTCTCGAAATGGGTTGCTATATGCAGGTGAAGCAGGTAGCGGACACTTTTTGAAGATGGTACACAATGGAATCGAGTATGGGATGATGCAGTCAATAGCTGAGGGATTTGAAATATTAGAAAAAAGTGAGTTTCAATTTGACTATCATAAGGTTGCAGAAAATTGGAATAATGGCTCAGTAATTCGTAGTTGGTTGTTGGAGTTGCTAAAAGATGCATTTAAAAATGACCATCATCTTGAGAATATTTCCGGCAAAATGCATGCTTCTGGGGAAGTAAAGTGGCTGATGGAAGAGTCTATTAAATTACAATCACCTATGCCAGTGACCTATTTATCTTTAATGATGAGAAATCGTTCTTTAGAAGAAGAGACGTTTAGTGGAAAAATTGTTTCTGCATTAAGGAATTCCTTTGGAGGACATAACGTGAATAAAGGGTGA
- the trmB gene encoding tRNA (guanosine(46)-N7)-methyltransferase TrmB: MRLRNKPWALEFINAHPEIIIPNPENYKGKWTEVFGNDNPLHIEVGMGKGQFITGMALANPDMNYIGIELYDSVIVSALENVLEANSPSNLRLLKVNGADLEKFFVKNDIHRVYLNFSDPWPKTRHEKRRLTHEGFLKLYESLLIDNGEIHFKTDNRGLFEYSLVSMSQYGMRLNYVSLDLHANMPEDNIMTEYEEKFSKKGQPIYRVEAQFLKIDNE, from the coding sequence GTGAGATTACGTAATAAACCATGGGCCTTAGAATTTATTAATGCTCATCCAGAGATCATCATTCCCAATCCGGAAAATTATAAAGGGAAATGGACTGAAGTTTTTGGAAATGATAACCCATTACATATTGAAGTAGGAATGGGGAAAGGTCAATTTATTACAGGTATGGCCTTAGCAAATCCAGACATGAATTATATTGGAATAGAACTGTATGATAGTGTCATTGTTAGTGCACTAGAGAATGTGCTAGAAGCAAATTCTCCATCTAATCTTCGTTTATTAAAGGTAAACGGAGCAGACTTGGAAAAATTCTTTGTGAAAAACGATATTCATCGAGTTTACTTAAATTTCTCAGATCCATGGCCTAAAACACGTCATGAAAAACGACGTTTAACGCATGAAGGATTTTTAAAACTATATGAATCCTTACTAATTGATAATGGTGAAATTCACTTTAAGACGGATAATCGAGGACTTTTCGAATATTCTTTAGTAAGTATGTCTCAATATGGTATGCGATTAAATTACGTCTCATTAGATTTACATGCTAATATGCCTGAAGACAATATTATGACTGAATATGAAGAAAAGTTTTCCAAAAAGGGGCAACCCATTTACAGAGTAGAAGCACAATTTTTAAAAATAGATAATGAATAA
- a CDS encoding DeoR family transcriptional regulator has product MKPTTDRMLNRIKDVYMFILDKGVVSTQDLVEEFNITPRTIQRDLNVLAFNDLVTSPSRGKWTTTKKKVKLTS; this is encoded by the coding sequence ATGAAACCAACTACTGACAGAATGCTTAATCGTATTAAAGACGTGTATATGTTTATCCTAGATAAGGGTGTGGTATCTACACAGGATTTAGTCGAAGAGTTCAACATCACTCCTCGCACCATTCAAAGAGATTTGAATGTGTTAGCCTTCAATGATTTGGTCACGAGCCCAAGTCGAGGCAAATGGACAACGACGAAGAAAAAAGTAAAGTTAACATCTTAG
- the dat gene encoding D-amino-acid transaminase, translating into MGYTLWNDQIVDDSKVVVDKEDRGYQFGDGVYEVIKVYNGEMFTVDEHIDRLYLSAEKIRIAIPYTKDKLHKLLYELVEKNELGTGHIYFQITRGASPRIHNFPADTVKPVITAYTKEADRPVANFKNGVKATFVEDIRWLRCDIKSLNLLGAVLAKQEAYEKGCYEAILHRGERITEGSSTNVFGIKDGILYTHPADNYILKGITRSVILQCAEEITLPVKEEAFTKAQALEMDELFVSSTTSEITPVIDVDGTPINEGKIGEWTRKLQAQFETKIPKSLQV; encoded by the coding sequence ATGGGTTATACATTATGGAATGACCAAATTGTAGATGATAGTAAAGTTGTTGTAGATAAAGAAGACCGTGGTTACCAATTTGGTGATGGTGTTTACGAAGTTATTAAAGTTTATAATGGTGAAATGTTTACTGTCGATGAGCATATCGACCGACTATATCTAAGTGCGGAAAAAATTCGAATTGCAATCCCGTACACAAAAGATAAACTGCATAAGCTTTTATACGAGTTAGTAGAAAAGAATGAATTAGGAACAGGACATATTTATTTTCAAATAACTAGAGGAGCTTCACCTAGAATTCACAATTTTCCAGCAGACACTGTTAAACCAGTCATTACTGCGTACACTAAAGAAGCAGATCGGCCGGTTGCTAATTTTAAAAATGGAGTTAAAGCTACGTTTGTTGAAGACATTCGTTGGCTACGTTGTGATATTAAATCACTAAACCTTTTAGGTGCAGTACTTGCTAAGCAAGAAGCATATGAGAAAGGCTGCTATGAAGCAATCCTACATCGCGGTGAAAGGATTACAGAAGGCTCATCAACGAATGTTTTTGGCATCAAAGATGGTATCCTTTATACACATCCCGCTGATAACTATATTCTAAAGGGCATAACTCGTAGTGTAATATTACAATGCGCTGAGGAAATAACGTTACCAGTGAAAGAAGAAGCATTTACAAAAGCGCAAGCATTAGAAATGGATGAGTTATTTGTTTCATCTACTACTTCTGAAATTACACCAGTTATTGATGTTGACGGCACCCCAATTAATGAAGGGAAAATTGGGGAATGGACTCGTAAATTACAAGCACAGTTTGAAACGAAAATTCCAAAGTCACTTCAAGTTTAA
- the pepV gene encoding dipeptidase PepV, with product MDWYEIAKSRKEELITELQQLIQIESILSTETATDNAPFGQGPLKALLWMLNKGNHYGFNTKNIDNVAGHIEMGQGDEILGILCHVDVVPAGNDWTFPPFKGEVVDGKLFGRGAIDDKGPTIAAWLALKMIKDAGIILNKRVRMIIGTDEESGFRCVDRYFKKEEMPTIGFAPDADFPLINAEKGIATLQFSLHHPMLENEEIISFQSGKRTNMVPDKAEVRLRSVNSSVLHDFQLFLEENNTDGTIIVEGNQYNITVHGKSVHAMEPEKGRNAAVLLCKFLKDYVKTGASKEFVEFILTVFENDHNGSAIQLNYEDEMSGPTTLNPGIIVFDHKKGGTIQVSMRYSVTYPFEEKLTKAQLELRKTSLTLDLISNSQPHYVSEEDNFVQTLLRVYRKHTGDFSKALSTGGGTYARTMKKGVAFGMLFPGEPDLAHQKDEFVVVENLIKAAAIYADTIVELAGKNN from the coding sequence TTGGATTGGTATGAGATTGCAAAATCTAGAAAAGAAGAATTAATTACTGAGTTACAACAATTAATACAAATTGAAAGTATTCTTAGTACAGAGACTGCAACAGATAATGCACCATTTGGACAAGGACCGTTAAAAGCATTGCTTTGGATGTTAAACAAAGGCAATCACTACGGCTTCAATACAAAAAATATTGATAATGTTGCTGGTCATATTGAAATGGGGCAAGGAGATGAGATACTCGGCATTTTATGTCATGTCGATGTTGTCCCCGCGGGAAATGATTGGACTTTTCCTCCTTTTAAGGGTGAAGTGGTGGATGGAAAACTTTTTGGTCGTGGTGCAATTGACGATAAAGGACCTACGATTGCCGCTTGGCTTGCATTGAAAATGATAAAAGATGCAGGAATTATACTAAATAAGAGAGTGCGAATGATTATTGGAACCGATGAAGAAAGCGGTTTTAGATGTGTCGACAGATATTTCAAAAAAGAAGAAATGCCGACCATTGGGTTTGCACCTGATGCAGACTTTCCATTAATTAATGCTGAAAAAGGTATAGCGACACTGCAGTTCTCTTTACACCATCCTATGCTAGAAAATGAAGAAATAATATCATTTCAGTCTGGAAAACGAACGAATATGGTGCCAGATAAAGCAGAAGTAAGGTTGCGTAGTGTAAACTCTAGTGTCTTACACGATTTTCAACTATTTTTAGAGGAAAATAACACGGATGGTACTATAATAGTAGAAGGCAATCAATATAATATAACTGTTCATGGTAAGTCTGTACATGCAATGGAACCAGAAAAAGGACGTAACGCTGCTGTTTTGCTTTGCAAATTTTTGAAGGATTATGTGAAAACAGGCGCTAGCAAAGAATTTGTTGAATTTATTTTAACCGTCTTTGAAAATGATCATAATGGTTCAGCAATACAATTAAACTATGAAGATGAAATGTCAGGTCCGACAACGCTTAATCCAGGGATAATAGTATTTGATCATAAAAAGGGTGGAACGATACAAGTAAGTATGCGTTATTCAGTGACTTATCCATTTGAAGAGAAATTAACAAAAGCTCAATTAGAACTTAGAAAGACTTCCCTCACACTAGACCTAATTTCCAATTCACAACCGCACTATGTAAGTGAGGAGGATAATTTTGTGCAAACCTTATTAAGGGTATACCGAAAACATACTGGTGACTTTTCGAAGGCACTATCTACTGGTGGAGGGACATATGCTAGAACGATGAAAAAAGGTGTAGCATTTGGAATGCTATTCCCTGGAGAGCCGGATCTAGCACATCAAAAGGATGAATTTGTTGTGGTTGAAAACTTAATTAAAGCGGCTGCGATTTACGCCGATACAATTGTTGAGTTAGCCGGTAAAAATAACTAA
- a CDS encoding nuclease-related domain-containing protein, giving the protein MAQLLKLQDYISRYQIDLNRYPAQFIRMKKNGWERVKQEWEAGELVDKWNQFEIKEELKQEQKERFSVFKKIFKKREKEYELFEDENNDTNDDLNNDLADGTTLFFEPNIVFSPQSIEELKRIFLDQFFHFQIKWASSTLKERSFVDPKFLRDSFLRTVLQKLPDNYLVFYYPVIKVKNAPVELDIMILTPLECLCITIVEHENHAVYVGNSERERFWSMKVGDFERKVLNPLIQLNRMESVITQLFAQNDVNIPIKKILLTRNGYFDYPGALFNVQFIDKREYPTWIDGLRQSTSPMKHMQILAAKTILNSVQTTSFNRLL; this is encoded by the coding sequence TTGGCTCAACTATTAAAGCTTCAAGATTATATTTCACGCTACCAAATTGATTTAAATAGATACCCAGCACAATTTATTCGTATGAAAAAAAACGGTTGGGAACGTGTGAAACAGGAATGGGAAGCAGGCGAATTGGTAGATAAGTGGAATCAATTTGAAATAAAAGAGGAACTGAAACAAGAACAGAAAGAACGATTTAGTGTATTTAAAAAAATATTTAAGAAGCGTGAGAAAGAATACGAACTATTTGAAGATGAAAATAATGATACGAACGATGATCTAAACAATGATTTAGCAGATGGTACAACTTTATTCTTTGAGCCAAATATCGTCTTTAGTCCACAGTCTATTGAAGAGTTGAAACGAATCTTTTTAGATCAATTCTTCCATTTTCAAATTAAATGGGCTAGTTCAACATTAAAAGAAAGATCCTTTGTTGATCCGAAGTTCCTCAGAGATAGTTTTTTAAGAACCGTATTGCAAAAACTACCAGATAATTATTTAGTTTTTTATTATCCCGTTATAAAGGTGAAAAATGCACCTGTAGAACTAGATATTATGATTCTAACACCATTAGAATGCTTATGTATAACAATTGTTGAGCATGAAAACCACGCTGTCTATGTGGGAAACAGTGAGAGAGAACGTTTTTGGAGCATGAAAGTGGGAGACTTTGAAAGAAAGGTATTGAATCCACTAATACAATTAAATCGTATGGAATCGGTCATTACCCAACTCTTTGCACAGAATGATGTAAATATTCCAATTAAGAAAATATTACTTACAAGAAATGGTTACTTTGATTATCCAGGTGCATTATTCAATGTACAATTTATTGATAAACGGGAATATCCAACTTGGATTGATGGATTAAGGCAATCAACTTCTCCTATGAAACATATGCAAATTTTAGCTGCCAAAACAATTCTAAATTCTGTACAAACAACTTCTTTTAATCGATTATTATGA